The Hemicordylus capensis ecotype Gifberg chromosome 6, rHemCap1.1.pri, whole genome shotgun sequence genome window below encodes:
- the LOC128330666 gene encoding tubulin polymerization-promoting protein family member 2-like encodes MRSQSPPQRVLPSHWCCGSEQANSFLGETEKRAGAKRSTNSGRMSELEKAFRKFATYGDTAATGSDMTGKNFSKMLKECGVMDGKAVTSTDVDIVFNKVKTKGARNITFPEFQEAIKELSVKRFKGKAPDDALQATHHLMEGKEPGNVGVTKSVAAGAVDRLTDTSKYTGSHKERFDESGKGKGIAGRADMHDNTGYVGNYKGAGTYDKSH; translated from the exons ATGAGGTCACAATCCCCACCACAAAGAGTACTCCCAAGTCACTGGTGTTGTGGGTCAGAGCAGGCCAACTCCTTCCTAGGTGAGACAGAGAAGAGGGCAGGGGCCAAACGATCTACCAACTCAG GCAGGATGTCGGAACTGGAAAAGGCCTTCCGTAAATTTGCCACCTATGGAGACACAGCAGCCACTGGCAGTGACATGACGGGCAAGAACTTCTCCAAGATGTTGAAGGAGTGTGGTGTGATGGATGGGAAGGCTGTGACCAGCACCGATGTGGACATCGTCTTTAACAAAGTCAA GACCAAGGGTGCTCGTAACATCACATTTCCAGAGTTCCAGGAAGCCATCAAAGAGCTGAGTGTGAAACGCTTCAAAGGGAAGGCCCCTGACGATGCTTTGCAGGCAACACACCACCTGATGGAGGGCAAGGAGCCAGGCAACGTGGGGGTGACG AAATCGGTCGCGGCTGGTGCAGTGGATCGACTGACCGACACCAGCAAGTACACAGGCTCTCACAAGGAACGATTCGATGAAAGTGGCAAGGGCAAGGGCATTGCTGGGCGTGCCGACATGCATGATAACACTGGATATGTCGGGAACTACAAGGGGGCTGGCACCTATGACAAGAGCCACTAG